In Palaemon carinicauda isolate YSFRI2023 chromosome 14, ASM3689809v2, whole genome shotgun sequence, the following proteins share a genomic window:
- the LOC137653602 gene encoding WAG22 antigen-like isoform X2 has protein sequence MSLWVCVRELGFDSDGCLLQLDVWTILIGLGVLLIVSFFTYKLRRKPNDQEALQRVDYEENIRLLNEVLAKSASVIEGALNTVNSANGISDKCTQQPETSRVDKATETESESNGHSSNGHSSNDITSVSSNGGSSISSNGNSSNGSSKSSGIARTRSRSDAEGFKASLNFRTNRRPRLLAHPSLIRVAETNILRNPTALRVAGRKKYIRPVAGAFDAVYLLPRKFNGKKSANGGSLKRRGLLYSTAAEAESMRQNESDGSVQMPLVIMEGAAASGAEGAAASGAEGAAASGAEGAAASGAEGAAASGAEGAAASGAEGAAASGAEGAAASGAEGAAASGAEGAAASGAEGAAASGAEGAAASGAEGAAASGAEGAAASGAEGAAASGAEGAAASGAEGAAASGAVYQKFVSN, from the exons ATGAGCCTGTGGGTCTGTGTAAGAGAGTTGGGATTTGATAGTGACGGATGTCTACTACAATTGGACGTCTGGACCATCCTTATCGGCTTGGGTGTTTTGCTAATAGTTTCCTTCTTCACCTACAAACTTAGGAGGAAACCAAATGATCAGGAG GCTCTCCAACGTGTGGACTATGAAGAAAACATCCGGCTCCTGAATGAGGTACTTGCTAAGAGTGCAAGTGTAATAGAGGGTGCTCTTAATACGGTTAACTCTGCTAATGGCATTTCGGATAAGTGTACACAGCAGCCTGAAACTTCTAGGGTAGATAAAGCTACGGAGACAGAATCTGAGAGCAACGGACACTCTAGCAACGGACACTCGAGCAACGATATTACAAGTGTTTCTAGTAATGGGGGGTCTAGCATTTCTAGTAACGGAAATTCTAGTAATGGAAGCTCTAAAAGCTCTGGTATTGCGAGAACCCGCTCAAGAAGCGATGCAGAGGGGTTCAAGGCTTCTTTAAATTTTAGGACCAATAGGCGTCCAAGACTCCTGGCACATCCTAGTCTAATCAGGGTGGCTGAAACTAACATACTTCGTAACCCAACGGCTCTTCGGGTAGCTGGGCGTAAGAAGTATATACGTCCTGTAGCAGGGGCTTTTGATGCAGTGTACTTGCTTCCAAGGAAATTCAATGGGAAGAAATCTGCCAATGGTGGCTCTCTTAAACGTCGGGGGTTATTGTATTCAACTGCAGCTGAGGCTGAAAGCATGAGACAAAATGAATCTGATGGAAGTGTTCAGATGCCACTAGTTATCATGGAGGGTGCCGCCGCAAGTGGGGCGGAGGGTGCCGCCGCAAGTGGGGCGGAGGGTGCCGCCGCAAGTGGGGCGGAGGGTGCCGCCGCAAGTGGGGCGGAGGGTGCCGCCGCAAGTGGGGCGGAGGGTGCCGCCGCAAGTGGGGCGGAGGGTGCCGCCGCAAGTGGGGCGGAGGGTGCCGCCGCAAGTGGGGCGGAGGGTGCCGCCGCAAGTGGGGCGGAGGGTGCCGCCGCAAGTGGGGCGGAGGGTGCCGCCGCAAGTGGGGCGGAGGGTGCCGCCGCAAGTGGGGCGGAGGGTGCCGCCGCAAGTGGGGCGGAGGGTGCCGCCGCAAGTGGGGCGGAGGGTGCCGCCGCAAGTGGGGCGGAGGGTGCCGCCGCAAGTGGGGCGGAGGGTGCCGCCGCAAGTGGGGCAGTGTATCAAAAGTTTGTGTCTAACTAA
- the LOC137653602 gene encoding WAG22 antigen-like isoform X1, with protein MSLWVCVRELGFDSDGCLLQLDVWTILIGLGVLLIVSFFTYKLRRKPNDQEVNDRALQRVDYEENIRLLNEVLAKSASVIEGALNTVNSANGISDKCTQQPETSRVDKATETESESNGHSSNGHSSNDITSVSSNGGSSISSNGNSSNGSSKSSGIARTRSRSDAEGFKASLNFRTNRRPRLLAHPSLIRVAETNILRNPTALRVAGRKKYIRPVAGAFDAVYLLPRKFNGKKSANGGSLKRRGLLYSTAAEAESMRQNESDGSVQMPLVIMEGAAASGAEGAAASGAEGAAASGAEGAAASGAEGAAASGAEGAAASGAEGAAASGAEGAAASGAEGAAASGAEGAAASGAEGAAASGAEGAAASGAEGAAASGAEGAAASGAEGAAASGAEGAAASGAEGAAASGAVYQKFVSN; from the exons ATGAGCCTGTGGGTCTGTGTAAGAGAGTTGGGATTTGATAGTGACGGATGTCTACTACAATTGGACGTCTGGACCATCCTTATCGGCTTGGGTGTTTTGCTAATAGTTTCCTTCTTCACCTACAAACTTAGGAGGAAACCAAATGATCAGGAGGTAAATGATCGG GCTCTCCAACGTGTGGACTATGAAGAAAACATCCGGCTCCTGAATGAGGTACTTGCTAAGAGTGCAAGTGTAATAGAGGGTGCTCTTAATACGGTTAACTCTGCTAATGGCATTTCGGATAAGTGTACACAGCAGCCTGAAACTTCTAGGGTAGATAAAGCTACGGAGACAGAATCTGAGAGCAACGGACACTCTAGCAACGGACACTCGAGCAACGATATTACAAGTGTTTCTAGTAATGGGGGGTCTAGCATTTCTAGTAACGGAAATTCTAGTAATGGAAGCTCTAAAAGCTCTGGTATTGCGAGAACCCGCTCAAGAAGCGATGCAGAGGGGTTCAAGGCTTCTTTAAATTTTAGGACCAATAGGCGTCCAAGACTCCTGGCACATCCTAGTCTAATCAGGGTGGCTGAAACTAACATACTTCGTAACCCAACGGCTCTTCGGGTAGCTGGGCGTAAGAAGTATATACGTCCTGTAGCAGGGGCTTTTGATGCAGTGTACTTGCTTCCAAGGAAATTCAATGGGAAGAAATCTGCCAATGGTGGCTCTCTTAAACGTCGGGGGTTATTGTATTCAACTGCAGCTGAGGCTGAAAGCATGAGACAAAATGAATCTGATGGAAGTGTTCAGATGCCACTAGTTATCATGGAGGGTGCCGCCGCAAGTGGGGCGGAGGGTGCCGCCGCAAGTGGGGCGGAGGGTGCCGCCGCAAGTGGGGCGGAGGGTGCCGCCGCAAGTGGGGCGGAGGGTGCCGCCGCAAGTGGGGCGGAGGGTGCCGCCGCAAGTGGGGCGGAGGGTGCCGCCGCAAGTGGGGCGGAGGGTGCCGCCGCAAGTGGGGCGGAGGGTGCCGCCGCAAGTGGGGCGGAGGGTGCCGCCGCAAGTGGGGCGGAGGGTGCCGCCGCAAGTGGGGCGGAGGGTGCCGCCGCAAGTGGGGCGGAGGGTGCCGCCGCAAGTGGGGCGGAGGGTGCCGCCGCAAGTGGGGCGGAGGGTGCCGCCGCAAGTGGGGCGGAGGGTGCCGCCGCAAGTGGGGCGGAGGGTGCCGCCGCAAGTGGGGCAGTGTATCAAAAGTTTGTGTCTAACTAA